From a single Plasmodium cynomolgi strain B DNA, scaffold: 0168, whole genome shotgun sequence genomic region:
- a CDS encoding hypothetical protein (putative) — MPCNVKSCINISSNKRCGRMLTADEKNRTREQNNVNLQKRIKTLLDEDDNTFGERLNKLAYDDNFRKQFNKLLQVDLFQKRFNKLMQDMHFRKHFNKLICNNNFEKHFSISPDADYSNHDHYNPFKFSNNLEEFFDELKSKNYYKAKIIDELKRHEECKTQPKNEMKRTNNLKREQIDEVEDYMSSKLEKDDISERSFEGHVYKGLVKPRKRSTLSTFLKKADKIFEAEVKRFLKKRAAGRYSDKGRGIIGKFFSLIDKYRLFIPVLLFFPFTSLAITIIIFGITVLGPAVLGLFPLATAGITSGLGLFSLAGISSLLGLFSLGGLMSFLGLFILTGLLCLILPLVGLAVLVYYVIKSDSGITWRYSI, encoded by the coding sequence GCAGATGAAAAGAATCGAACGAGAGAACAGAACAATGTAaacttgcaaaaaagaataaaaacttTGTTAGATGAAGATGATAACACCTTTGGAGAAAGACTAAATAAGTTAGCATATGATGATAATTTTAGGAAACAATTcaataaattattacaaGTGGATCTCTTTCAAAAACgatttaacaaattaatgCAAGACATGCATTTTCGaaaacattttaacaaattaatttgtaataataatttcGAGAAACATTTTTCTATCTCACCAGATGCAGATTACAGTAATCACGATCATTATAACCCATTCAAATTTTCTAACAATTTGgaagaattttttgatgaattaaaaagtaaaaattactaTAAAGCGAAAATAATTGACGAATTAAAACGTCATGAAGAATGCAAAACACAaccgaaaaatgaaatgaaacgAACTAATAACCTTAAAAGAGAACAAATCGATGAAGTAGAAGATTATATGTCttctaaattagaaaaagatGACATTTCTGAAAGATCTTTCGAAGGTCATGTGTATAAAGGATTAGTAAAACCAAGAAAAAGATCAACATTATCTACCTTCTTGAAAAAAgcagataaaatttttgaagcaGAAGTGAAAcgttttttaaagaaaagaGCAGCTGGTCGTTATTCGGATAAAGGTCGAGGCATCATAGGAAAGTTCTTTTCACTTATAGACAAATACAGATTATTTATTcctgttttgttatttttcccattcacTTCTTTAGCAATcacaattattatttttggcATAACTGTATTGGGACCGGCTGTTTTAGGCTTATTCCCATTAGCAACAGCAGGAATAACGTCTGGTTTAGGCTTATTTTCATTAGCAGGAATATCGTCTCTTTTAGGCTTATTTTCATTAGGAGGACTAATGTCTTTTTTAGGCTTATTCATATTAACAGGATTGTTATGCCTCATTCTACCGTTAGTTGGTCTTGCAGTGCTTGTATACTATGTGATTAAATCGGATAGTGGCATCACCTGGAGATatagcatataa